From Pseudomonas sp. AN-1:
CAGGCCGAGGTTGTGTACGACTTGTTCCATGTGGTCGCCCGCTACGGACGTGACGTGATCGACCGCATCCGGGTAGACCAGGCCAATGCCCTGCGCCATGACAAGCCCGCTCGCCAAGTGGTCAAGCAGAGCCGTTGGCTGCTGCTGCGCAACCGGGAGAACCTGAAGGAGGATCATGCCGTTCGACTGCAGGAGTTGTTGGCAGCCAACCAGCCACTGGCCACGGTCTATGTGCTCAAGGATGCGTTGAAGGAGGTCTGGTACGCACCCAGCGTGCGGGAGGGCTGGCGGCGCTGGCGAACCTGGCTGAGGCATGTCCGGGAGAGCGGCTTGGCGCCGCTACAACGCTTTGCCCGCAACCTCCAGCGCTATGCCCGGGGCATCCTCGCCAGTGCACGATTCCACATGCACACCAGCCTGCTGGAGGGGGTGAACAACCGGATCAAGGTGATCAAGCGCATGGCCTATGGCTTCAGGGACGCCGATTACTTCTTCCTGAAAATCAAGGCCGCCTTCCCCGGGAAAATGCGATGAACCTTTTTTCTGCCCGGCGGTCGGTGCGCCGGTCGGAAAGGCGCTGAGCGGGGCGGGGGCGAGGGAGTAGACTGCGGCGTTTGCTGCGGCTGCCGTCACCGAAGAGGGCGCGCAGCGCCCGATTGCCAACTCTTCTGTGCGGGAGGTCGTGGATGTCGTTGCAGGTGTTGTGGTCGTTGTGCCAGAGCTATCCGGCGCAGGTGGTCAACGGTCTGGCGCTGTTCCTCGCGCTGGCCGGTGGCTGGCTGCTGCTGGCCACCCGGCTGCGCGAGCAGCGCGCGCAGGCGCGCCCGCTGCTCGAGGGCGAGCTGTCCGGGATGACGGCGGATGCGCTGGCGGGGGATGTCCAGGTCGCCCGTCTGAACCGCTTCTTCTACGCCTTCGGCAGCGCCTGCCTGGCGGCGGCGCTGGGGCTGTCCTGGCTGAGCACCGGCCTGCAGGCCGCGCTCTGAAGCCTGCGGCGCGCCTGGGGCGCGCCGCTTCCTTCCTTACAGCGCTCCGGCGCGGCTGCGGTACTGGTTGCGCACCGGGTTGGCGTACTGCATGACCAGGTACGGGCGCTGCTCGGCCGGGCAGGCGTCCAGGCGGCGCTGCCATTCGGCCTGGGCGCGTGCCAGTTCGGCGGCGTCGAACAGCTCGCCGGCCGCCGGCACCGCCAGCTGCGCATCGCGCTCCTCCCACATGGCGTAGGCCAGGTAGTTGACCGGGAACAGCCGGTAGTGGCCGAGGATCTCGCCGTCGATGCGCTGGGCCAGTTGCCTGGCGTCGTTGTCCGGGGTCCGTATCTCGTTGCAGAAGTGCAGGTGCACCCGGCCCTTGTGGCCGGTGATGCCCTGGGCGATGCTGGCGTCGTCCTCGCCCGGCGCCTTGCTGTAGCTGCCGGTGCTGGCGCGGATGTACAGCTCGCGGGCCTTGGCCAGGTCGCAGGGGTCGTACTCGTAGCTGATCGAGATCGGCACCAGGTGCAGGTCGGCCATCACCGCGGCGAATTCCTCGTCCTTGCGGCTCATGTGGAACATCTTGAGAATCGCCGAATCGGTGCGGTCGTCGCCGTCCTTGGCGCGGCCCTCGGCCTGGGCGATCCAGATCGAGGCCTGCTCGTCGCGGATCGAGTGGTTGA
This genomic window contains:
- a CDS encoding 1-acyl-sn-glycerol-3-phosphate acyltransferase — protein: MGEFEAIRPYADAEVRPVLERLLADEAFLSTLTHYRFPRLAGPLGWLLRPVLAHYLRREIQGVDSVAALQARIEPYVDRSIEKASDGISYSGLENLHKGRAYLFLSNHRDIVMDPAFVNYALYHAAHPTPRLAIGDNLLQKPFVSDLMRLNKSFIVHRSISGRREKLAAFQTLSAYINHSIRDEQASIWIAQAEGRAKDGDDRTDSAILKMFHMSRKDEEFAAVMADLHLVPISISYEYDPCDLAKARELYIRASTGSYSKAPGEDDASIAQGITGHKGRVHLHFCNEIRTPDNDARQLAQRIDGEILGHYRLFPVNYLAYAMWEERDAQLAVPAAGELFDAAELARAQAEWQRRLDACPAEQRPYLVMQYANPVRNQYRSRAGAL